In one window of Mercurialis annua linkage group LG4, ddMerAnnu1.2, whole genome shotgun sequence DNA:
- the LOC126678538 gene encoding GDSL esterase/lipase At2g23540-like translates to MGARKFGIIPSGLLGCCPYSRALNKSSGGCMKEMNQFSKAFYTTVNSIFRNMSSQFPDFHYSLANIYSMTRSVLKNYRLLGFNETKKACCGSGYDNGEGFCNKEQMSNLCDNRAVHLFWDLYHPSQAATNFSAATLLYGERPFVSPVNFSTLAGLKA, encoded by the exons ATGGGAGCTAGGAAATTTGGAATAATTCCATCAGGATTACTCGGCTGCTGTCCTTACTCCCGGGCTCTGAACAAAAGTTCAGGAGGTTGTATGAAGGAAATGAATCAATTTTCTAAAGCCTTCTACACCACTGTTAATtctatcttccgcaatatgaGCTCACAATTTCCAGATTTTCACTATTCTCTCGCAAATATTTATTCGATGACCAGATCCGTCCTCAAGAATTATCGACTTCTTG GTTTCAATGAGACAAAGAAAGCTTGTTGCGGATCAGGATATGATAATGGTGAAGGGTTTTGTAATAAAGAACAAATGTCAAACCTGTGCGACAATCGTGCGGTGCATTTGTTCTGGGATTTGTATCATCCATCTCAGGCTGCTACCAATTTTTCAGCCGCAACTCTTCTTTATGGAGAAAGGCCATTCGTCAGCCCCGTCAACTTCAGCACTTTGGCGGGGCTTAAAGCGTAA
- the LOC126677887 gene encoding putative ribosome biogenesis protein C8F11.04: MASEAVAPSSGVSPKTVEKAVNSLLKWRATKSQTEKPQLLEHDEFLYLILTLKKIPQKGTFNRTNPFKIPLPNPLIHPQNDNSELCLIIDDRPKSGLTKDAAKKKIENDNIPISKIIKLSKLKSDYRPFEAKRKLCDSYDMFLADKRVLPLLPKMLGKQFFKKKKIPVGVDLKHKSWKEQIENACGSGLLFLRSGTCSVVKVGRVSTGREVLVSNVVAAIDGIAEIVPKKWGGVRSFHLKLLDSLALPVYQALPDFKLKIEGGAKKEENEGKVEEKNVKEEKKVGKKKGRIHEIRYMDTDIIADDGVVDDDLLVADGEGDVGNVDGDEVMMGGDRLDGKKRKKGDKEKAEKKLKKTKLKKDGDHKLKKKVEKMKVEDGVKQKKVKRAA, translated from the coding sequence ATGGCCTCCGAAGCCGTCGCACCATCTTCAGGTGTAAGCCCCAAAACAGTAGAGAAAGCAGTAAATTCTCTACTGAAATGGCGAGCTACAAAATCACAAACTGAAAAGCCACAGCTTCTTGAACATGAtgaatttctttatttaatcTTAACCCTAAAGAAAATCCCACAAAAGGGTACTTTTAATCGCACGAATCCCTTCAAAATTCCCCTTCCAAACCCGTTAATCCACCCTCAAAACGACAACTCTGAGCTCTGTTTAATCATTGATGATAGACCCAAGTCGGGTCTCACTAAGGATGCAGCCAAGAAAAAGATTGAGAATGATAACATACCCATATCGAAAATTATCAAGCTTTCTAAGTTGAAGAGTGATTATCGTCCTTTCGAGGCAAAAAGGAAGCTTTGTGATTCTTATGATATGTTTCTTGCTGATAAAAGGGTTCTTCCCTTGTTGCCTAAGATGTTAGGGAAGCAGTTTTTTAAGAAGAAAAAGATACCCGTTGGTGTTGATTTGAAGCATAAGAGTTGGAAAGAGCAGATTGAGAATGCTTGTGGGTCGGGTTTGTTGTTTTTAAGAAGTGGGACTTGTAGTGTGGTGAAAGTCGGGAGGGTTTCGACGGGTAGAGAGGTGTTAGTGAGCAATGTTGTGGCTGCTATTGATGGGATTGCTGAGATTGTGCCGAAAAAATGGGGTGGTGTTAGGTCCTTTCATTTGAAATTGCTTGATAGTTTGGCTTTACCGGTTTATCAGGCGCTGCCCGATTTCAAATTGAAGATTGAAGGGGGAGCGAAGAAGGAGGAAAACGAGGGGAAAGTGGAGGAAAAGAATGTTAAGGAGGAGAAGAAAGTGGGGAAAAAGAAAGGTAGGATACATGAGATAAGGTATATGGATACTGATATTATTGCGGATGATGGGGTTGTCGATGATGATTTATTGGTGGCTGATGGTGAGGGAGATGTCGGTAATGTTGATGGTGATGAAGTTATGATGGGTGGTGATAGATTGGATGGTAAGAAGAGAAAGAAAGGAGATAAAGAGAAAGCGGAGAAGAAGTTGAAGAAAACTAAACTGAAAAAAGACGGCGATCACAAGCTAAAGAAAAAAGTAGAGAAAATGAAGGTTGAGGATGGTGTTAAGCAAAAGAAGGTCAAGAGAGCTGCCTGA